A single genomic interval of Deltaproteobacteria bacterium harbors:
- a CDS encoding (2Fe-2S)-binding protein, translating into MKTRSITINVNGVAHSLNVAVNRTLLQVLRDDLKMPETKYGCGTGECGACTVILDGKKSILSCLTLAATMDGANITTVAGLEKDGKLNPVQEAFVNQHAIQCGYCTPGMVMKSVTILAKNPKPTEEEIRRELEGNICRCTGYVKIVEAIQKASEVMAST; encoded by the coding sequence ATGAAAACACGTTCCATAACGATAAATGTCAATGGAGTAGCGCATAGCCTGAACGTCGCGGTGAATCGTACCCTCCTTCAGGTGCTCAGGGATGATCTGAAGATGCCGGAAACGAAGTACGGCTGCGGAACGGGCGAATGCGGGGCCTGCACGGTAATTTTAGACGGGAAGAAGAGCATCTTGTCCTGTCTGACTCTCGCTGCGACGATGGACGGCGCGAACATCACGACGGTGGCGGGTCTGGAAAAAGATGGGAAACTGAATCCGGTTCAGGAGGCGTTTGTCAACCAGCACGCGATCCAGTGCGGTTATTGCACGCCCGGGATGGTCATGAAATCGGTGACCATTCTGGCAAAGAACCCGAAGCCGACGGAAGAGGAAATCCGCCGCGAACTGGAGGGGAACATCTGCCGTTGTACGGGATACGTGAAGATTGTAGAGGCGATCCAGAAGGCCAGCGAAGTTATGGCCTCCACATGA